A window of Fusarium verticillioides 7600 chromosome 10, whole genome shotgun sequence contains these coding sequences:
- a CDS encoding polygalacturonase: MTNLGFALIAALAGSAIAVPAPAVTQAPDVHAYAKRATSCTFSGSDGASKASKSQAACATIVLNNVAVPSGETLDLSKLKDNTKVIFKGTTTWGYKEWKGPLMKISGNKITVEGSGAVLNAGGEKYWDGKGGNSGITKPKFFAAHKLTDSKINNLYVKNTPVQAVSINGVNGLTINQFTLDNKDGDTKGGHNTDAFDIGSSTGVTITGAKVYNQDDCVAVNSGKDIIFQNGYCHGGHGLSIGSVGGRDDNIVDNVQFLNSQVVNSANGIRVKTMKNTTGKVNKVTYSDITLSGITKYGILIEQNYDGGDLHGEPTSGLPITGLTLKNIKGKNGVSSSGKNAAIVCGSSGCKNWTWQNVQVTGGKKYDSCKNVPSVASC, encoded by the exons ATGACTAACCTCGGCTTCGCTCTCATCGCTGCCCTGGCCGGCAGCGCCATCGCCGTCCCCGCCCCAGCAGTAACCCAAGCCCCTGACGTCCACGCCTACGCCAAGCGCGCCACGTCCTGCACATTCTCCGGCTCCGACGGcgcctccaaggccagcAAGTCGCAGGCCGCGTGCGCCACCATCGTCCTCAACAACGTCGCCGTCCCCAGCGGCGAGACCCTGgacctcagcaagctcaaggacaacaccaaggtcatcttcaagggAACCACTACCTGGGGGTACAAGGAGTGGAAGGGTCCTCTGATGAAGATCTCTGGAAACAAGATTACTGTTGAGGGCTCTGGTGCTGTGCTTAAtgctggtggtgagaagTATTGGGATGGAAAGGGAGGAAACAGTGGCATTACGAAGCCCAAGTTCTTTGCGGCGCATAAGCTTACTGACTCCAAGATTAACAATCTTTATGTTAAGAACACTCCTGTTCAGGCTGTGAGCATCAATGGTGTTAATGGTCTTACTATCAATCAGTTCACTCTTGATAACAAGGATGGTGATACCAAGGGCGGTCACAACACTGATGCTTTTGACATCGGTTCTTCCACTGGTGTTACCATCACCGGCGCCAAGGTCTACAACCAGGATGATTGTGTTGCCGTCAACTCCGGAAAG gacatcatcttccaaaACGGCTACTGCCACGGCGGCCACGGTCTCTCCATCGGCAGTGTTGGCGGGCGCGACGACAACATCGTCGACAACGTGCAATTCCTCAACTCCCAAGTCGTCAACTCCGCCAACGGCATCCGCGTCAAGACCATGAAGAACACCACcggcaaggtcaacaaggtcaCATACTCCGACATCACCCTCTCAGGCATCACCAAGTACGGCATCCTCATCGAGCAGAACTACGACGGCGGTGATCTCCACGGCGAGCCCACCAGCGGTCTTCCCATCACCGGCCTcaccctcaagaacatcaagggTAAGAATGGTGTTTCGTCCAGCGGCAAGAATGCTGCTATTGTTTGTGGAAGCTCGGGCTGCAAGAACTGGACTTGGCAGAATGTTCAGGTCACTGGTGGTAAGAAGTATGATAGCTGCAAAAACGTTCCCAGCGTCGCTTCTTGTTAA
- a CDS encoding D-malate dehydrogenase yields MSKTLKIAVIPGDGIGKEVMPYGVRCLKAAAEKFNLSLEFQEFDFASCDYYEKHGKMMPDDWKDTLQNFDTIYFGAVGMPDQVPDNVSLWGSLLKFRREFDQYINLRPCRLMPGIPSPLAGRKPGEIDFWIVRENTEGEYSSVGGIMFEGTERETVIQDTVMTRVGVDRVLRYAFDLAQSRPRKKLTSATKSNGISITMPWWDSRVAEMSRKYSDVAVEKYHIDILTAHFVQRPQIFDVVVGSNLFGDILSDLGPACTGTIGIAPSANLNPTGDFPSLFEPVHGSAPDIYGKGIANPIGMIWAGQMMLSHFGFADAAAGMMAAIETVLASSGAEVKTADIGGKGNTQTLGEAIEKAILSGQ; encoded by the coding sequence ATGTCCAAAACACTCAAGATCGCCGTCATCCCCGGCGATGGCATCGGCAAAGAAGTCATGCCCTACGGTGTTAGATGTCTCAAAGCCGCAGCAGAGAAGTTCAACCTCTCACTCGAATTCCAAGAGTTCGACTTCGCCAGCTGCGACTACTACGAAAAGCACGGGAAAATGATGCCCGATGACTGGAAGGATACTCTCCAGAACTTTGACACCATTTACTTCGGCGCAGTTGGCATGCCCGACCAAGTCCCCGACAATGTCAGTCTCTGGGGCAGTCTTCTCAAATTCCGCCGCGAATTCGACCAGTACATCAATCTACGACCATGTCGCCTCATGCCCGGTATTCCATCTCCCCTCGCGGGTCGCAAACCAGGCGAAATAGACTTTTGGATCGTGCGTGAGAACACGGAGGGAGAGTACTCCAGCGTTGGAGGAATCATGTTTGAGGGAACGGAGCGGGAGACTGTGATCCAAGACACCGTCATGACGCGCGTTGGCGTAGATCGCGTTCTTCGCTATGCTTTTGATCTTGCGCAGAGTCGACCTAGGAAGAAATTGACAAGTGCGACGAAGAGTAATGGTATCAGCATCACTATGCCATGGTGGGATAGTCGTGTGGCTGAGATGAGTAGGAAGTACTCTGATGTAGCGGTTGAAAAGTATCACATCGATATCTTGACGGCGCACTTTGTCCAACGGCCTCAGATATTTGATGTCGTCGTTGGATCCAACCTCTTTGGCGATATCCTCTCCGATCTGGGCCCTGCATGCACGGGAACAATTGGTATTGCGCCATCAGCAAATCTCAACCCAACTGGCGATTTCCCTAGTTTATTCGAGCCTGTTCATGGAAGCGCGCCGGATATCTACGGCAAAGGGATTGCTAATCCTATTGGAATGATCTGGGCGGGtcagatgatgttgtcgcaCTTTGGGttcgctgatgctgctgcggGGATGATGGCGGCTATTGAGACTGTGCTGGCGAGTTCGGGAGCGGAAGTCAAAACGGCGGATATTGGTGGTAAGGGAAATACGCAGACGTTGGGAGAGGCTATTGAGAAGGCGATTCTATCAGGCCAATAA
- a CDS encoding haloacetate dehalogenase — protein sequence MFDNFEPFAIKTKSNPDITINGLKSGTPSSKPALLLIHGFPQTLHIWHRVAPRVIDKYNVVLIDIRGYGKSSKPDDVASYAKSAMARDCVDVMDALGHTGSFFICAHDRGARVAHKLAVDYPNRIRKFILLDICPTLAMYTKTDFDFAKAYFHWFFLIQKEPLPETLITAKPRELAEMFMGGRQGDGLSIFEPECFEIYAKNLEDPATVHAMCNDYRASATVDLEEAREDLKQGRKIQSPLLVLWGKHGVIEKCFDAVKEWKDVADPGVLVEGRSVESGHYVPEQAPDVVVSAILEFLN from the coding sequence ATGTTTGACAACTTTGAACCTTTCGCAATCAAGACAAAGTCCAACCCGGACATTACCATCAACGGCCTGAAAAGCGGCACGCCTTCGTCAAAACccgctcttcttcttattcATGGCTTTCCTCAAACACTACACATTTGGCACCGTGTCGCGCCTCGGGTCATCGACAAGTACAACGTTGTATTGATCGACATCCGAGGGTATGGAAAGTCCTCCAAGCCTGACGATGTAGCTTCGTATGCAAAGAGCGCCATGGCGAGGGATTGTGTCGATGTCATGGATGCTCTTGGCCATACTGGatctttcttcatctgcGCTCATGATCGCGGCGCCAGAGTCGCGCATAAACTCGCCGTCGACTACCCCAATCGCATTCGCAAGTTCATACTACTCGACATCTGTCCTACACTAGCCATGTATACCAAGACGGATTTCGACTTTGCCAAAGCATACTTCCActggttcttcctcatccagaaAGAACCTCTCCCCGAGACACTCATCACCGCGAAGCCTAGAGAGTTAGCGGAGATGTTCATGGGCGGCCGTCAAGGCGATGGGTTATCCATCTTTGAGCCAGAGTGTTTCGAGATCTATGCCAAGAATTTGGAAGATCCTGCGACGGTTCATGCCATGTGCAATGATTATCGCGCGAGCGCGACGGTGGATCTAGAGGAGGCGCGTGAGGATCTGAAGCAAGGTCGGAAGATTCAAAGCCCTTTGCTTGTGTTATGGGGAAAGCATGGGGTGATTGAGAAGTGCTTTGATGCTGTGAAGGAGTGGAAGGATGTTGCTGATCCTGGTGTACTGGTCGAAGGTCGAAGCGTTGAGTCGGGCCATTATGTTCCTGAGCAGGCGCCTGATGTTGTAGTCTCCGCGATTCTAGAGTTCCTCAATTGA
- a CDS encoding MFS transporter, SP family, major inositol transporter: MGKSRQNSTTTVDREKDEIQKAMGHEKAEFEALEVARHGGREIDDLIDDMERQLDEAGGLNKGFFQVQFANPKHFTWLLVAFASMGGLLSGLDQSLISGANLFLPDDLGLTEHENSLVNSGMPLGAVGGALLLSPANEYFGRKGAIIISIILYTIGAALEAGSINFGMIVSSRVILGLGVGLEGGTVPVYVAETVERRIRGNLVSLYQFNIALGEVLGYAVGAIFLNVPGNWRYILGSSLLFSTIMFFGMLFLPESPRFLIHQKRHLDAYKVWKRIRGIEDRESREEFYVMSASVVSEENAVAEGAKNHRFPWMDFFTEPRARRALVYANIMILLGQLTGVNAIMYYMSVLMNQIGFDKKESNYMSLVGGGSLLLGTIPAIFLMERFGRRFWAITMLPGFFIGLVLIGVSYQFDVETQLQTVEGLYLSGLIIYMGFFGSYACLTWVVPSEVYPTYLRSYGMTTSDALLFLASFIVTYNFTAMQNAMGKTGLALGFYGGIAFIGEIYQIFFMPETKNKTLEEIDVVFSRPTMDIVRENWAGVKETTHLLLTGHWHKVFVEQAMTDPKDQVQVSHA; this comes from the exons ATGGGCAAGAGTCGACAGAACTCGACCACCACGGTCGATcgtgagaaggatgagattcAGAAAGCCATGGGTCACGAAAAAGCAGAGTTCGAAGCCCTCGAAGTAGCCCGTCATGGCGGTCGTGAGATCgacgatctcatcgatgacATGGAGCGCCAGCTCGATGAGGCCGGCGGTCTGAACAAGGGCTTCTTCCAGGTCCAGTTCGCAAACCCCAAGCACTTCACCTGGCTCCTGGTAGCCTTCGCATCCATGGGTGGTCTGCTCTCCGGTCTTGACCAGTCTCTCATCAGCGGCGCGAACTTGTTCCTGcctgatgatcttggtctgACTGAACATGAAAACAGTCTTGTCAACTCTGGTATGCCGcttggtgctgttggtggtgcgCTGCTGTTGTCGCCTGCGAACGAGTACTTTGGTCGAAAGGgcgctatcatcatctctatTATTCTTTACACTATTGGTGCTGCTTTAGAAGCTGGTTCAATCAACTTTG GTATGATTGTCTCATCGCGTGTCATTCTCGGTCTCGGAGTGGGTCTCGAAGGCGGTACAGTCCCCGTTTACGTCGCAGAGACGGTCGAGCGCCGAATCCGTGGCAACCTCGTCTCTCTGTACCAATTCAACATTGCCCTGGGTGAAGTTCTTGGTTATGCGGTGGGCGCGATCTTTCTCAACGTCCCCGGCAACTGGCGCTACATTCTCGGTTCATCACTCCTCTTCTCGACCATCATGTTCTTCGGCATGCTCTTCCTCCCCGAGTCTCCTCGTTTCCTCATCCACCAGAAGCGCCATCTCGATGCCTACAAGGTCTGGAAGCGCATTCGTGGTATTGAGGACCGCGAATCTCGTGAGGAGTTCTACGTCATGAGTGCCTCTGTCGTTTCGGAGGAGaatgctgttgctgagggTGCTAAGAACCATCGCTTCCCTTGGATGGACTTCTTTACTGAGCCCCGTGCTCGTCGCGCTCTTGTCTacgccaacatcatgattCTCCTTGGTCAACTTACTGGTGTCAACGCTATCATGTACTACATGTCCGTTCTCATGAACCAGATTGGCTtcgacaagaaggaatcCAACTACATGTCCCTTGTCGGTGGTGGAtcccttctccttggtaCTATTCccgccatcttcctcatggAGAGATTCGGTCGACGCTTCTGGGCTATCACTATGTTGCCTGGATTCTTTATTGGACTGGTCTTGATTGGTGTCAGTTATCAGTTCGATGTCGAGACCCAGCTACAGACTGTCGAGGGTCTTTACCTCTCCGGTCTCATCATTTACATGGGCTTCTTTGGTTCCTACGCTTGTCTGACCTGGGTTGTTCCCTCCGAGGTCTACCCTACCTACCTTCGAAGTTACGGAATGACTACTTCtgatgctcttctcttcctcgcctctTTCATCGTCACCTACAACTTCACTGCTATGCAGAATGCCATGGGCAAGACTGGTCTTGCTCTGGGCTTTTACGGTGGTATCGCGTTCATTGGTGAGATATaccagatcttcttcatgcctgagaccaagaacaagactctggaagagatcgatgTTGTCTTCTCTCGACCTACTATGGATATTGTTAGGGAGAATTGGGCTGGTGTTAAGGAGACTACCCATCTGCTTCTCACTGGACATTGGCACAAGGTCTTTGTTGAGCAGGCCATGACTGATCCCAAGGATCAGGTCCAGGTCTCTCATGCTTAG